One Salvelinus sp. IW2-2015 unplaced genomic scaffold, ASM291031v2 Un_scaffold1991, whole genome shotgun sequence DNA segment encodes these proteins:
- the LOC112072653 gene encoding sorting and assembly machinery component 50 homolog A, which produces MGTVHARSLDPLPMHGRDMGVHPDDMIEVQEAEHETKQEVLENKDVVVQHVNIEGLGRTKEDLLGYEISEVFDAKNLIDVMKKSHIARQKLLRLGIFKEVEVVIDTSDGADALPNGLDVTFEVTEMKRLTGSYNTMVGNNEGSMVLGVKLPNVFGRAEKLTFQFSYGTKETSYGLSFFKPQPGNFERNLALNLYKVTGQFPWSSLKETDRGVSTELNFPLWRTNHTLKWEGVWRELGCLARSASFAVREESGHTLKSALSHTMSIDTRNSAIFPKKGALLRINQELAGYTGGDASFLKEDFELQVNRRLVWDSVLSASLWGGCLLPIGGRSSSIADRFYLGGPTSVRGFGMYSIGPQSEGDYLGGEAYWAGGLHLYTPLPFRPGRGGFGDLFRTHFFLNAGNLCNLNYGEGPRAHLQKLAECIRWSYGAGIVLRLANIARLELNYCIPMGVQSGDRICDGIQFGAGIRFL; this is translated from the exons ATGGGGACTGTCCACGCAAGG AGTTTGGACCCTCTCCCGATGCACGGGCGTGACATGGGCGTTCATCCCGACGACATGATTGAGGTGCAAGAGGCAGAACATGAGACTAAACAGGAGGTCCTAGAAAACAAAGAC GTTGTTGTCCAACATGTCAACATTGAGGGCTTGGGCCGAACGAAAGAGGATCTGCTGGGCTATGAAATCTCAGAGGTCTTCGATGCCAAAAACCTTATTGAT GTCATGAAGAAGTCTCATATTGCCAGACAGAAATTGCTGCGTCTGGGCATTTTCAAAGAGGTGGAGGTTGTCATAGATACATCAGATG GTGCGGATGCGTTGCCCAATGGTCTGGACGTGACGTTCGAGGTGACAGAGATGAAGAGGCTGACAGGCAGCTACAACACCATGGTCGGCAACAACGAGGGCAGCATg GTGTTGGGTGTGAAGCTTCCTAACGTGTTTGGCCGTGCTGAGAAGTTAACCTTCCAGTTCTCCTACGGGACCAAAGAGACTTCCTACGGCCTGTCCTTCTTCAAGCCCCAGCCAGGCAACTTCGAACGCAA CCTCGCTCTAAACCTCTACAAAGTCACAGGCCAGTTTCCATGGAGCTCcctcaaagagacagacagaggagtctCCACTGAGCtcaat ttTCCTCTGTGGAGGACCAACCACACTCTGAAGTGGGAGGGTGTGTGGAGGGAGCTGGGTTGTCTGGCACGCAGTGCCTCCTTCGCCGTGCGAGAAGAGAGCGGRCACACCCTCAAGTCTGCCCTCTCG CACACCATGTCCATTGACACCAGGAACTCTGCCATCTTCCCCAAGAAAGGTGCCTTACTGAGGATCAACcag GAGCTGGCTGGCTATACAGGCGGAGACGCCAGCTTCCTGAAGGAGGACTTTGAGCTGCAGGTCAACAGACGGCTGGTCTGGGACTCG GTCCTCTCCGCCTCCCTCTGGGGTGGGTGTCTCCTCCCCATCGGAGGTAGATCGTCCTCCATCGCTGACAG GTTCTATCTGGGTGGTCCCACCAGTGTGCGAGGATTTGGAATGTACAGCATCGGCCCACAGAGCGAGG GTGACTACCTGGGGGGAGAGGCGTACTGGGCAGGCGGGCTCCACCTSTACACTCCTCTGCCCTTCCGTCCGGGCCGGGGYGGCTTCGGAGACCTCTTCAGGACACACTTCTTCCTCAACGCTGGGAACCTGTGCAACCTCAACTACG GAGAGGGTCCAAGAGCACACCTACAGAAGCTGGCAGAGTGTATCCGCTGGTCGTATGGAGCAGGCATCGTGTTGCGTCTCGCGAACATCGCCAGGCTGGAGCTCAACTACTGCATTCCCATGGGGGTTCAGAGTGGAgacag GATATGCGACGGCATCCAGTTTGGAGCAGGAATCCGCTTCCTGTGA